From Synoicihabitans lomoniglobus, the proteins below share one genomic window:
- the pheT gene encoding phenylalanine--tRNA ligase subunit beta — translation MKISKSWLQDYVDLNGLTDEQISEAITFLGFEVEGIEHTGAPQMTNVVVGEVLTRDQHPNADRLSICAVAVGEANGGTKRIVCGAQNYQVGDRVPVALIGAVLPGDFKIKPSKIRGEASEGMMCSGKELQIGDDHSGLMILTDRPEIGTPINDALPAGDVVFDIEITPNRPDCQSHLGVARELAAWFRLELRYPSTDLPAATTARPDLLKSLRVDAPEDCPLYTATAITGVKVGPSPAWMQQRLTAIGIRPINNLVDIGNYVMLEYGQPMHAFDARKLAGQSIVVRRATEGETLVTLDEKERTLTPDMLVIADVEKSIVVAGIMGGENSGVADDTTDLVLEVAAFRRQSVRATSRQLGLSSDSSYRFERGIDVHSIPEATRRALALVVKYAGGQICGETLRVGSDVPWEREITVAPSWVNARLGFEISDDDQRSALEALDLLIVREDEDDAGVNWTVRIPSWRTDLDRPIDLVEEILRVHGTAKIPAVTVTGPGLLMEDNPVAQYNRAASAYLIGQNFNECVTYTLRSKVDVTSWIGADATDPLGLANPFVEDQSHLRPSLIGGLLDSLRLNQARGNAVTGFFETGRVFIPNDKGVQECAAVGFIIAENATAAWTKREPADFYTAKRMVETLANQAGVDLSRQPHLATDDAAATGWQAGQHTLQGNMAYGWTARYGLLDLTHLKALDVSGKVYAGVFAILPERLGKGGKRSRFQPFSSQPAALRDVAVVVDETEAAGDVLKSLTKLARSATGKGFELEAVNLFDVYQGKGLPEGKKSLAFSLSFRAPDRTLKDDEVNKTFATVLEQIAAKTAYQVRS, via the coding sequence GTGAAAATTTCCAAATCCTGGCTCCAAGACTACGTCGACCTCAATGGCCTGACCGATGAGCAGATCTCCGAGGCCATCACATTCCTTGGCTTCGAAGTCGAAGGCATCGAGCACACGGGCGCGCCGCAGATGACGAATGTCGTCGTCGGAGAAGTCCTGACCCGTGATCAACACCCCAACGCCGACCGGCTATCGATTTGTGCGGTGGCCGTGGGCGAGGCCAACGGCGGCACCAAGCGCATCGTTTGCGGAGCGCAGAATTACCAAGTGGGCGACCGTGTGCCGGTCGCCCTCATCGGTGCCGTGTTGCCCGGGGACTTCAAAATCAAGCCGTCGAAAATTCGCGGCGAAGCGTCCGAGGGCATGATGTGTTCGGGCAAGGAACTGCAGATCGGCGACGATCATTCCGGCCTGATGATCCTGACCGATCGTCCGGAGATCGGCACCCCCATCAACGACGCGCTTCCGGCCGGCGATGTGGTGTTCGATATCGAGATCACGCCCAATCGCCCCGACTGCCAGAGCCACCTCGGTGTCGCCCGTGAGCTGGCCGCATGGTTCCGCCTCGAACTGCGTTATCCGTCGACCGATTTGCCCGCGGCGACGACGGCTCGTCCGGACCTGTTGAAATCGCTTCGCGTGGACGCACCCGAGGATTGCCCGCTTTATACCGCCACCGCGATCACTGGAGTGAAGGTCGGACCCTCACCGGCGTGGATGCAGCAGCGACTTACTGCGATCGGGATTCGTCCCATCAACAACCTCGTCGATATCGGCAACTACGTGATGCTCGAATACGGGCAGCCGATGCACGCCTTCGATGCCCGCAAACTGGCCGGTCAATCCATCGTGGTGCGGCGGGCGACCGAGGGCGAAACGCTGGTCACGCTCGACGAAAAAGAGCGGACGCTGACCCCCGACATGCTCGTGATCGCCGACGTCGAAAAGTCGATCGTCGTTGCCGGTATCATGGGCGGAGAAAATTCCGGGGTCGCGGATGACACGACCGACCTCGTGCTCGAAGTCGCGGCGTTCCGTCGTCAATCCGTGCGCGCCACCTCGCGTCAACTCGGCCTGAGCTCCGACTCCTCCTACCGTTTCGAGCGCGGCATCGATGTTCATTCGATTCCCGAGGCCACCCGCCGTGCGCTCGCGTTGGTGGTGAAATATGCGGGCGGCCAAATCTGCGGCGAAACCCTCCGCGTGGGCAGTGATGTGCCGTGGGAACGCGAGATCACCGTCGCACCGTCGTGGGTGAATGCCCGCCTCGGTTTTGAGATTTCGGACGACGATCAACGCAGCGCCCTCGAAGCCCTCGATTTGTTGATTGTGCGTGAGGATGAGGACGATGCCGGGGTCAATTGGACCGTGCGCATTCCCAGCTGGCGCACCGACTTGGATCGCCCGATCGACTTGGTCGAAGAGATTCTGCGCGTGCACGGCACCGCCAAGATTCCGGCCGTGACGGTCACGGGCCCCGGCCTGCTGATGGAGGACAATCCGGTGGCGCAATACAACCGCGCCGCGAGTGCGTATCTTATTGGCCAGAACTTCAACGAGTGCGTGACTTACACCCTGCGCTCGAAGGTCGATGTCACTTCGTGGATCGGCGCGGATGCAACGGATCCACTCGGTCTCGCCAATCCCTTCGTCGAAGATCAGTCGCACCTGCGTCCGTCGCTCATCGGTGGTCTGCTCGATTCCCTGCGGCTTAACCAAGCGCGTGGCAATGCGGTCACGGGATTCTTCGAAACCGGCCGCGTCTTCATCCCGAATGACAAAGGCGTGCAGGAATGTGCCGCCGTCGGATTCATCATCGCCGAAAACGCGACCGCCGCCTGGACCAAGCGTGAGCCCGCCGATTTCTACACCGCCAAACGCATGGTGGAGACGTTGGCCAATCAAGCAGGCGTCGACCTCTCGCGTCAGCCGCACCTCGCGACTGACGATGCGGCCGCGACCGGATGGCAAGCCGGTCAGCACACCCTGCAAGGGAACATGGCTTACGGCTGGACCGCCCGCTATGGTTTACTCGATCTCACCCATCTCAAGGCGCTCGATGTCTCCGGCAAGGTCTACGCCGGAGTCTTTGCGATTCTGCCGGAACGTTTGGGCAAAGGCGGCAAGCGCAGCCGATTCCAACCGTTCAGTTCGCAGCCCGCTGCGCTGCGTGATGTGGCGGTTGTCGTCGACGAAACCGAAGCGGCGGGCGACGTGTTGAAATCCCTCACGAAGCTCGCCCGCAGTGCGACCGGCAAAGGTTTCGAACTCGAGGCGGTCAACCTCTTCGATGTGTATCAAGGCAAGGGCCTGCCGGAGGGAAAGAAGAGCCTAGCGTTCTCGCTCTCATTCCGCGCCCCGGATCGCACGCTCAAGGACGACGAGGTGAACAAGACCTTCGCCACCGTGCTCGAACAAATCGCCGCCAAAACCGCCTACCAAGTTCGTTCGTAA
- the gatC gene encoding Asp-tRNA(Asn)/Glu-tRNA(Gln) amidotransferase subunit GatC — protein MADTPELDIDRVAHLARIALTPEEKTAYAAQLGDVLKHIKQLEQVDVTGVEPTAHAFAVENVWADDVAQGGLPVEEALRNAPQQRQNMIVVPKVVE, from the coding sequence ATGGCCGATACCCCGGAACTCGACATCGATCGCGTCGCGCATCTCGCGCGCATTGCCCTCACGCCTGAGGAAAAAACCGCTTACGCCGCCCAACTCGGTGATGTGCTCAAGCACATCAAGCAATTGGAGCAGGTCGATGTGACCGGCGTGGAGCCCACCGCTCACGCCTTCGCGGTGGAAAACGTCTGGGCCGACGACGTCGCCCAAGGCGGGTTGCCTGTCGAGGAGGCTCTGCGCAATGCACCGCAGCAGCGCCAGAACATGATCGTGGTGCCCAAAGTCGTGGAGTAA
- the gatA gene encoding Asp-tRNA(Asn)/Glu-tRNA(Gln) amidotransferase subunit GatA: MSTELTFQTIAQLADALAAGTVSSVELTQAAIDRATAVDDRVKAFNSVNPEDALAQAAASDARRSVGQARGPLDGIPVSLKDVIAVRDQPLTASSKMLENFVSPYDATVTEKLKAAGAVLWGRANLDEFAMGSSTENSAFQTTCNPYDLDRVPGGSSGGSAAAVAAGEAVATLGSDTGGSIRQPAAFCNVVGLKPTYGLVSRYGLAAFASSLDQIGPFTRTVEDAAIMLGAIAGHDPRDSTSFKTDVPDYRAALSEKKGPWKLGIPKEYFGEGLDPEVGAAIEKAIAFYREQGCEIKEVSLPHTPYCLSTYYIIATAEASSNLARYDGIRYTHRSADAQDVVDLYFKSRAEGFGPEVKRRIILGTYVLSSGYYDAYYLRAQKVRTLIRQDFLNAYEQVDAILTPTTPTPAFKAGEKAADPLAMYLSDIYTIGVNLAGLPGISIPAGFTSAGLPIGLQLIGQPYAEADLLAIAHAYDTAHDWHSQRPEL, from the coding sequence ATGTCGACTGAACTGACTTTCCAAACGATCGCGCAATTGGCCGACGCGCTGGCCGCCGGCACGGTTTCGTCCGTCGAACTCACGCAGGCCGCCATCGATCGGGCGACCGCGGTGGACGATCGCGTCAAGGCCTTCAACTCCGTCAATCCCGAGGATGCGCTGGCGCAAGCCGCCGCCTCCGATGCGCGGCGTTCCGTCGGGCAGGCGAGGGGACCGCTCGATGGCATTCCCGTGTCGCTCAAAGACGTCATCGCCGTGCGTGATCAGCCGCTGACCGCCAGCAGCAAGATGCTCGAAAACTTCGTGTCGCCCTACGACGCGACGGTGACTGAGAAACTTAAAGCCGCCGGCGCGGTGCTCTGGGGCCGTGCCAATCTCGACGAGTTTGCGATGGGCTCGTCGACGGAAAACTCCGCCTTTCAAACCACTTGCAATCCCTACGATCTCGACCGTGTTCCGGGCGGCAGTTCCGGCGGCAGCGCGGCGGCCGTCGCGGCGGGTGAAGCGGTGGCGACCCTCGGGTCCGACACGGGCGGGTCGATTCGGCAACCGGCGGCGTTTTGCAACGTCGTGGGTTTGAAGCCCACTTACGGCTTGGTTTCGCGCTACGGGCTGGCGGCGTTTGCGTCGTCCCTCGATCAGATCGGTCCGTTCACGCGCACGGTGGAAGATGCTGCCATCATGCTGGGCGCAATTGCCGGTCACGACCCGCGGGATTCGACTTCATTCAAAACCGATGTGCCCGACTACCGGGCTGCGTTGAGCGAGAAAAAGGGGCCGTGGAAACTCGGGATCCCCAAGGAGTATTTTGGGGAAGGGCTCGACCCCGAAGTGGGGGCCGCGATCGAGAAAGCCATCGCGTTTTACCGGGAGCAAGGTTGCGAAATTAAAGAGGTCTCCCTGCCGCACACGCCGTATTGCCTCAGCACCTACTACATCATCGCGACAGCGGAAGCATCCTCGAACCTGGCGCGCTACGACGGCATTCGTTACACGCACCGTTCCGCAGATGCGCAGGATGTCGTCGACCTGTATTTCAAGTCGCGTGCCGAAGGGTTTGGGCCGGAAGTGAAACGTCGCATCATCCTCGGCACCTACGTGCTTTCTAGCGGTTACTACGACGCGTATTATTTGCGGGCGCAGAAGGTGCGCACGCTCATCCGGCAGGACTTTCTCAATGCCTACGAACAGGTCGATGCGATCCTCACGCCGACCACGCCGACGCCGGCGTTCAAGGCGGGGGAAAAAGCCGCCGATCCGCTCGCGATGTATTTGTCCGACATCTACACCATTGGGGTAAATCTCGCCGGTCTGCCGGGTATTTCGATCCCTGCTGGTTTCACCTCCGCGGGTTTGCCCATCGGCCTGCAACTCATCGGCCAACCCTACGCCGAAGCCGACCTGCTCGCGATCGCCCACGCCTACGACACCGCCCACGACTGGCATTCCCAACGCCCCGAACTTTGA
- the gatB gene encoding Asp-tRNA(Asn)/Glu-tRNA(Gln) amidotransferase subunit GatB, with translation MNYEAVIGLEVHVQAKSASKIFTRVGQGYGHDENTLTDPVVLALPGTLPVMNKAALDAIIKAGLMLHCEIAEVCKWDRKNYFYPDSPKNYQITQYDQPICIGGYVEIELPGPSRNVMGEHKKIPLTRIHLEEDVGKLTHFAHDSLVDYNRAGTPLMEIVTDPALASAEEAYAFLTTLRTTMIYAGISDCDMEKGQLRCDANISIRPVGTTELGTKVELKNLNSISYVRDGIAHEIKRQLALKKTGGEIVQETRDYDGIAGTSQSLRSKEEAHDYRYFPDPDLMPVRVDEAWKARIAAECPERPFEKQQRFMTDYDLPYTITSVLIPDRELSDWFEAAVTIAGRAKAQAVGNWIANDLLRELSAAKIGLAESKVTPPHLAELVGLIDVGTISNQIAREVFNETFASGEAPAAVVDRKGLKDDTDADELEQWCRDAIAGNDKAREQFLGGKDGAINAMKGPVMKASRGKANPKLVDETLRRLLANWS, from the coding sequence ATGAATTACGAAGCTGTTATCGGACTTGAGGTCCATGTTCAGGCCAAGTCGGCGTCCAAGATTTTTACCCGCGTCGGGCAGGGTTATGGTCACGATGAGAATACGCTCACCGATCCGGTTGTGCTCGCCTTACCCGGCACGCTGCCGGTGATGAACAAGGCGGCCCTCGATGCCATCATCAAGGCGGGGCTCATGCTGCATTGTGAGATCGCCGAGGTCTGCAAATGGGACCGCAAAAACTACTTCTATCCGGACTCGCCGAAGAACTATCAGATCACCCAATACGATCAACCGATCTGTATCGGCGGATACGTGGAAATCGAACTCCCGGGGCCGTCGCGCAACGTGATGGGCGAGCACAAAAAAATTCCGCTCACGCGAATCCACCTCGAAGAAGACGTCGGTAAACTGACGCACTTCGCGCACGATTCTCTCGTTGATTACAACCGGGCGGGCACCCCATTGATGGAGATCGTGACCGACCCGGCGCTCGCTTCGGCGGAGGAAGCCTACGCTTTTCTCACCACGCTGCGCACGACCATGATTTACGCCGGGATTTCCGACTGCGACATGGAAAAGGGCCAGCTGCGGTGTGACGCGAACATCTCGATTCGGCCGGTCGGCACGACGGAGCTGGGCACCAAGGTTGAGCTCAAAAATCTCAATTCCATTTCCTACGTGCGCGACGGTATCGCCCACGAAATCAAGCGGCAGTTGGCGCTCAAGAAAACCGGCGGCGAGATCGTGCAGGAAACACGCGATTACGATGGCATCGCGGGCACCTCGCAATCGTTGCGCTCCAAGGAGGAGGCGCACGACTACCGTTATTTTCCGGATCCCGATCTCATGCCCGTGCGCGTCGATGAAGCCTGGAAGGCACGCATCGCGGCCGAATGCCCCGAGCGTCCTTTCGAGAAACAGCAACGGTTCATGACCGACTATGATCTGCCTTACACGATCACGTCGGTGCTCATCCCGGATCGCGAATTGAGCGATTGGTTTGAAGCGGCGGTGACCATCGCGGGCCGCGCCAAAGCGCAGGCCGTGGGCAATTGGATCGCCAACGACTTGTTGCGCGAATTGAGCGCAGCCAAGATCGGCTTGGCCGAGTCCAAGGTGACTCCGCCCCATCTGGCCGAACTGGTCGGATTGATCGATGTCGGCACGATTTCGAATCAGATTGCCCGGGAGGTTTTTAACGAGACCTTCGCGAGCGGCGAAGCCCCGGCGGCGGTGGTGGATCGGAAAGGACTCAAGGACGACACCGACGCCGACGAGCTGGAGCAGTGGTGTCGCGATGCGATCGCGGGCAACGACAAGGCGCGTGAACAATTTCTCGGCGGTAAGGACGGCGCCATCAACGCGATGAAAGGTCCGGTGATGAAAGCGTCGCGCGGCAAGGCCAATCCCAAGTTGGTCGACGAAACCCTGCGTCGCCTGCTGGCAAACTGGAGCTAG
- a CDS encoding M16 family metallopeptidase, with protein MLISPARFVFALSLMGTLLFSTAAGADPRSGIWAHTASDLKPDPQVVWGQLDNGFRYALYPHNAVPEVATLQFLVLSGALEETEKERGIAHFIEHMCFRGTTDFTEREMVDFFQELGIEYGSDVNAVTSFDYTAYTLDFRDASAELLGKGMRLFRSFADGVTFDPAAIEEERGVILSELRGRDSVMAKGQLDSLQTMFAGLRFPHRAPGGSPESIESLTPRQFRDFYNRTYRSDLMVLVAAGDFEPAEIERMIAERFGSMSRPATPPPGREMGDLVDAAGLRTGLYRIGNVGYVRATLANVTPLPDVPDSQAARVQQQQAAFAQALLGTRLSRGLAATPGGSAGVETLLGHRSVMASVMTNGQAWTRNITALDQLLRATLEWGFEPTELAVPRERQLRMARLMIEQIPQTDPHVISQALLDSIVRHQVFVPREQEYGWMIDWLSTIDAEQLTNVLRNLWDLDRLVVHFSGDMDPALKAAEVTAALLKDRKTPTRQVRPGQRKETVFELKDWGEPTAAELVRELPEVGAKLFKFGNEVRLNLVTSTQEPGVVHTIVRVGTGLLDMPGNEPALKEFGLQTLFASGTAYYRPEQLKQIIDERFLGFEFDVEDYDAFTFRGITQREDLSSMLGVVTEFLYKPKFGTYVHRTEKRKAAMSRASNTMGMQEGMRELTDYLFEGDARFTWGTMVDYLGLSSIDVKRWLEEPLTKGYVEVTIVGDVSEAEALEMVGNTLGSLSPRAAEKKPRRKPQPVKLSARPGFKRIEFVGEQHLAAVMGIWPVTESLTIRDRAALYLLSKVLELHIREEIRNNLGLAYAPSANYQNFDGFPEFGLMRAMIDCSSSETTRIARLVEDIAFELSGQGVDEGEFKGARGILSSRIRRAWLDNNFVLNQLIRAQERPESVDELLALKAGLVDDVTLEEVDAWTKKILTRRNSRTAAIVPKQFVGLFQTN; from the coding sequence ATGCTTATATCCCCGGCTCGCTTCGTTTTTGCCCTGAGCTTGATGGGCACGCTGCTGTTTTCGACTGCGGCTGGGGCCGATCCTCGAAGCGGAATTTGGGCACACACGGCATCCGACCTCAAACCGGACCCGCAGGTGGTTTGGGGCCAGCTCGACAACGGTTTTCGCTATGCGCTGTATCCGCACAATGCCGTGCCGGAAGTTGCGACGCTCCAATTTCTGGTGTTGTCGGGCGCATTGGAGGAAACGGAAAAAGAACGGGGCATCGCTCACTTCATCGAGCACATGTGCTTCCGCGGCACGACCGATTTCACGGAGCGGGAGATGGTGGATTTCTTCCAGGAGCTGGGCATCGAATACGGTAGCGATGTCAATGCCGTGACCTCGTTTGATTACACGGCTTACACGTTGGATTTTCGTGATGCCTCCGCCGAGCTGTTGGGCAAGGGCATGCGGTTGTTTCGCAGCTTTGCGGATGGCGTGACGTTTGACCCGGCCGCGATTGAAGAGGAGCGCGGGGTCATTCTCAGTGAGCTGCGCGGCCGCGACAGCGTCATGGCCAAAGGGCAGCTCGATTCGTTGCAGACGATGTTTGCCGGACTGAGATTTCCGCATCGCGCGCCCGGGGGCTCGCCCGAAAGCATCGAATCGCTCACGCCTCGACAGTTCCGCGATTTTTACAACCGGACGTATCGGTCCGACTTGATGGTGCTCGTGGCGGCGGGGGATTTTGAACCCGCCGAGATCGAGCGCATGATCGCCGAGCGTTTTGGTTCCATGTCCAGGCCGGCCACTCCGCCTCCCGGTCGTGAGATGGGTGACTTGGTCGACGCCGCCGGCCTCCGGACCGGACTCTATCGGATCGGCAACGTGGGTTATGTGCGTGCGACCTTGGCCAATGTCACGCCGCTGCCCGACGTCCCGGATTCGCAGGCGGCGCGCGTGCAGCAGCAGCAAGCGGCGTTTGCCCAGGCGTTGTTGGGCACGCGGTTGAGCCGGGGTCTGGCGGCGACGCCGGGCGGGAGTGCGGGCGTGGAAACCTTGCTCGGCCACCGCTCGGTCATGGCATCGGTGATGACCAACGGCCAAGCGTGGACCCGAAACATCACCGCGTTGGACCAGTTGCTGCGGGCCACGTTGGAGTGGGGATTTGAGCCGACGGAACTGGCGGTCCCACGCGAGCGCCAGTTGCGCATGGCTCGACTGATGATCGAGCAGATCCCGCAGACCGATCCCCACGTGATCAGTCAGGCGCTGCTGGATTCCATTGTGCGGCATCAAGTGTTTGTGCCCCGGGAGCAGGAGTATGGCTGGATGATCGATTGGCTCAGCACGATCGATGCGGAGCAGTTGACCAACGTGTTGCGCAACCTGTGGGATCTGGATCGGCTCGTGGTGCATTTCAGCGGGGACATGGACCCCGCACTGAAAGCCGCGGAAGTGACGGCGGCATTGTTGAAAGATCGGAAAACGCCGACCCGGCAAGTGCGACCGGGACAGCGCAAAGAGACCGTGTTCGAGTTGAAGGATTGGGGCGAGCCCACGGCAGCCGAACTCGTGCGCGAGCTGCCCGAGGTCGGGGCGAAACTGTTTAAGTTTGGCAACGAAGTGCGGCTCAATCTCGTCACCTCGACGCAGGAACCCGGTGTCGTCCACACGATCGTGCGGGTGGGCACGGGGTTGCTCGACATGCCGGGCAATGAGCCGGCGCTCAAGGAGTTTGGTTTGCAGACCCTGTTCGCCAGTGGCACGGCCTACTATCGACCGGAGCAACTGAAGCAGATCATCGACGAACGCTTTCTCGGGTTCGAATTTGATGTGGAGGACTACGATGCGTTCACGTTTCGCGGTATCACCCAGCGGGAGGACTTGTCTTCGATGCTGGGGGTCGTGACCGAGTTTCTCTACAAGCCCAAGTTTGGCACCTACGTGCATCGCACGGAGAAACGAAAAGCCGCGATGTCGCGCGCGTCCAACACCATGGGCATGCAGGAAGGGATGCGGGAGCTCACGGATTACTTGTTCGAGGGCGACGCGCGGTTCACCTGGGGCACGATGGTCGATTACCTGGGGCTGAGTTCGATCGACGTGAAACGTTGGCTCGAAGAACCGCTGACCAAGGGCTACGTGGAGGTCACGATCGTCGGCGACGTGAGCGAGGCGGAAGCGCTGGAGATGGTGGGCAATACGCTGGGCTCGCTCAGCCCGCGAGCGGCGGAAAAGAAGCCCCGTCGCAAACCGCAGCCGGTCAAGTTATCGGCCCGGCCCGGTTTCAAACGGATCGAGTTTGTGGGCGAGCAACATCTCGCTGCGGTGATGGGGATCTGGCCGGTGACGGAGTCGCTGACGATCCGCGATCGCGCGGCGCTCTACTTGTTGTCCAAGGTGCTGGAGCTCCACATCCGCGAAGAGATTCGCAACAACCTGGGCTTGGCCTATGCGCCGAGCGCGAACTACCAGAATTTTGATGGATTTCCCGAGTTCGGATTAATGCGGGCGATGATCGATTGCTCGTCTTCGGAAACCACACGGATAGCCCGCCTCGTGGAGGACATTGCGTTTGAGCTTTCCGGCCAAGGCGTGGATGAGGGCGAATTCAAGGGCGCGCGGGGCATTCTCTCCAGTCGCATTCGGCGAGCGTGGCTCGACAATAATTTTGTGCTCAACCAATTGATCCGCGCCCAGGAAAGACCGGAGAGCGTGGATGAGTTGCTGGCTCTCAAAGCGGGCTTGGTGGACGACGTCACGCTCGAGGAGGTCGATGCTTGGACCAAGAAGATCCTCACCCGGCGCAACAGTCGCACCGCGGCGATCGTGCCCAAACAGTTCGTGGGGCTTTTCCAGACAAACTGA
- a CDS encoding Fur family transcriptional regulator yields the protein MIASTQTNHPLPQLNDESPTAAALQIACNRLKSAGLRITQPRIAILEALIKRALPASIEQIHAELSNTACDLVTVYRCLAAFEELGLVRRCFFHNGTSLYQIALDDAPAYHVVDKASNAVGELDSDLAIELSEAMQEIEKKLIARGYTNVSHMVEFFARAPKHPIDRVQHGSVMAEIR from the coding sequence ATGATTGCCTCGACTCAGACAAATCATCCTCTTCCGCAACTCAACGACGAGTCCCCGACCGCCGCTGCATTGCAAATCGCATGCAACCGCCTGAAATCCGCCGGTTTGCGCATCACCCAGCCTCGGATCGCCATCCTGGAGGCCCTCATCAAGCGAGCCCTTCCGGCGAGCATCGAGCAGATTCATGCCGAGCTTTCCAACACGGCCTGTGACTTGGTGACGGTCTATCGTTGCTTGGCGGCCTTTGAAGAACTGGGCCTCGTGCGCCGCTGTTTCTTCCACAATGGCACGAGCCTCTACCAGATCGCGCTGGACGACGCTCCCGCCTACCACGTGGTGGACAAGGCCTCCAATGCGGTCGGCGAACTCGATTCCGATCTCGCGATCGAACTCAGCGAAGCCATGCAGGAAATCGAAAAAAAGCTCATCGCTCGCGGCTACACCAACGTATCGCACATGGTCGAATTCTTCGCCCGGGCACCGAAACACCCGATCGACCGCGTCCAACACGGCTCGGTCATGGCCGAAATTCGCTGA
- a CDS encoding Minf_1886 family protein, with product MQDLDFNEVVTLICKEDNRFHRNAYTFVRQGLDFTVKELKKSDSSRAGRSLHVTGVELLMGMRAYALDQYGPMARTVLHEWGVKRCGHFGDLVFNLIEYNVFSKTDQDRREDFTEVYTFEEAFDAPFMPAKSGGRKSA from the coding sequence ATGCAGGACCTCGATTTCAACGAAGTAGTGACTCTGATTTGCAAAGAGGACAACCGATTTCACCGCAACGCCTACACGTTCGTGCGGCAAGGGTTGGACTTTACCGTCAAGGAGCTGAAGAAGAGCGACTCGAGCCGCGCGGGCCGTTCGCTGCATGTCACGGGCGTCGAGTTGTTGATGGGCATGCGCGCTTATGCGCTGGATCAATACGGCCCCATGGCGCGCACCGTGCTCCACGAGTGGGGCGTGAAGCGCTGCGGGCACTTCGGTGATCTCGTGTTCAATCTCATCGAATACAACGTTTTCAGCAAAACGGATCAGGACCGGCGGGAGGATTTCACGGAAGTCTACACGTTCGAAGAAGCGTTTGATGCTCCGTTCATGCCGGCCAAATCCGGGGGCCGGAAATCCGCCTGA